In one Arthrobacter jinronghuae genomic region, the following are encoded:
- a CDS encoding PD-(D/E)XK motif protein gives MTEYPDLLSVWMVNSAEGTGTQGITQANPIGVSVEAGDVLAALDSKSDRHLLIPLLPGEAVTQQADGAAVRLSRVKFQSRDYLSAFCTVRRLDTVFTQFARELLEVLRESESPAHDVTRAFQEWKALFAAASGPELNVSEQIGLLAELQMLERLVRAGDHQALSHWHGPDKSQHDFCAGDTAIEVKASLAREGRRIGISSLHQLEAPNNDAGKLFLAYTRYERSSAGDSLPSMVDTILNLGVESSLFERKLRKAGYFDSHREPYQNSKFSLKEQRLYDVQQEHFPRVIPRSFEQSELPPGVVSITYVIDVTNEPPTPLEQVEMLDLIEGFADSDS, from the coding sequence ATGACCGAATATCCAGACCTTCTTTCAGTGTGGATGGTCAACTCCGCAGAAGGAACGGGAACGCAAGGGATTACACAGGCGAACCCGATCGGCGTCAGTGTTGAGGCGGGCGACGTCCTGGCAGCGCTCGACTCGAAGTCGGATCGTCATCTGCTCATCCCCTTGCTTCCCGGCGAGGCTGTGACCCAACAGGCTGACGGGGCGGCGGTTCGCTTGAGCAGGGTGAAATTTCAGTCACGGGATTACTTAAGTGCGTTCTGCACGGTGCGAAGACTGGATACAGTTTTTACGCAATTCGCACGCGAACTCTTGGAGGTGCTTCGTGAATCGGAGTCTCCGGCACATGACGTGACACGCGCATTCCAAGAGTGGAAAGCCCTCTTCGCTGCAGCCTCGGGACCGGAGCTAAACGTTTCTGAGCAGATAGGTCTGCTTGCTGAACTCCAAATGCTGGAAAGGCTGGTTCGCGCAGGAGACCATCAAGCTCTGTCTCACTGGCACGGACCCGATAAGTCACAGCATGATTTTTGTGCCGGTGATACTGCCATAGAGGTGAAAGCGTCCCTTGCTCGGGAAGGGCGCCGGATCGGCATCAGCAGCCTCCACCAACTCGAAGCACCGAACAACGACGCGGGCAAGTTGTTCCTGGCCTATACCCGGTATGAGCGTTCCTCGGCAGGGGATTCGCTGCCAAGTATGGTCGATACGATTCTCAACCTCGGGGTGGAATCGTCTCTTTTCGAACGAAAACTTCGCAAGGCGGGTTATTTTGACTCGCATAGAGAGCCATATCAGAACTCAAAGTTCAGTCTGAAAGAGCAGAGGTTATACGACGTCCAACAAGAACATTTTCCAAGGGTGATTCCGCGTTCATTTGAGCAATCTGAGCTTCCCCCAGGAGTGGTGTCGATAACCTACGTCATTGATGTAACCAACGAGCCACCCACACCCTTGGAACAAGTTGAAATGCTCGACCTAATTGAGGGATTTGCAGACAGTGATTCTTGA
- a CDS encoding Z1 domain-containing protein produces MALNAQGLAALDTLEVLIKTSVSKDAAINTLRIMLNNDGLVEDVLTERDLIIKQRLADAHDVTVFDEESETEPWYAGPQPHDVFWPSLKAKLQADPGWANAVPSLDKTSTDVVSLLADPHSETIRTRGMVLGYVQSGKTANFTATIAKAADAGYRLFIVLSGVHNSLRRQTQLRLDSQLCDLRPADWVQLTDEFGDFGNPVKALPLVAGSQLRLLAVVKKNVSRLTNLRDWLLDAHEKGGLNKCPVLIIDDEADQASPNSARDAELDQTAINGLLVDLLGLPRVAYVGYTATPFANVLANPADPKNIYPRDFIYSLPKPAGYFGSEELFGAPVAEPEESSDDQGHNMIRFVPESEAEAYKSSPKSPYSPKVTPSLSDAIRWFLLATAARRFRNGEAKHSSMLIHTTMRVEPQNTLVPVIRKHVKDLQKELRSGDTTKWQNQWESEVQREPAARHNLVAPSFEELLGLLPDVLTDTKVVADNSASPERLIYAADPATVIAVGGNTLSRGLTLEGLVSSFFLRTAGAYDSALQMGRWFGYRRGYEDLPRVWTTRKLKDDFQFLAEIESDLRSEIKRYEGGAASPRDVAVRIQTHPRMQVTSPLKMQFAIKASASFSETHPQTTYFDRTDPEILAGNIEATKELLSAAKDDALDEGIYGERIVFKGVPAESILSFLDHYHFNDKSEMSEGMLRDYVETQLEFGALREWNIAVVSKSGQSDRSAETLDLGLEQRVNLITRSQLASSDPDVANIGTLMSRVDRVLDLGWTASQAKAASDAQLQEVRNAEGRPLLVIYPIDKDSAPQPHLDRRKKLNAEEHVVGVAFSFPAAAAGSEPKNAIQVDVSMLNTDEADDSLNAYVDAEGSHDKVALG; encoded by the coding sequence ATGGCCCTAAACGCCCAAGGGCTCGCGGCGCTGGATACCCTCGAAGTTCTTATAAAAACCAGCGTTTCCAAAGACGCTGCCATAAATACCTTGCGTATTATGCTCAACAATGACGGGTTGGTTGAGGACGTTCTTACCGAACGCGACCTGATCATCAAGCAAAGACTCGCCGACGCTCACGACGTCACCGTATTCGATGAGGAATCGGAAACGGAGCCATGGTATGCCGGCCCCCAACCCCATGATGTCTTCTGGCCGAGCCTCAAGGCAAAGCTGCAAGCCGACCCGGGTTGGGCGAATGCCGTTCCGTCTCTCGACAAGACCTCCACAGATGTAGTGTCCCTACTGGCCGATCCGCACAGCGAAACCATCCGGACACGCGGAATGGTGCTCGGTTATGTCCAGTCGGGTAAAACTGCCAATTTTACTGCCACCATCGCGAAGGCCGCTGATGCAGGCTACAGACTGTTCATAGTCCTTTCCGGCGTGCACAACTCCCTGCGACGCCAGACCCAACTGCGCCTGGACAGTCAGCTTTGCGATTTGAGACCGGCAGACTGGGTCCAGCTAACAGATGAATTCGGCGATTTCGGCAATCCCGTCAAAGCGCTTCCACTGGTTGCCGGGTCACAGTTGCGGCTGTTGGCAGTGGTAAAAAAGAACGTTTCGCGGCTCACAAACCTTCGCGACTGGCTCTTGGACGCCCATGAAAAGGGCGGTCTTAACAAGTGTCCCGTGCTCATCATTGACGACGAGGCAGACCAGGCCAGTCCGAACTCCGCAAGAGATGCAGAGCTCGATCAAACAGCCATTAACGGCTTGCTCGTAGATCTCTTGGGGTTGCCCCGTGTGGCGTACGTGGGATATACTGCCACACCGTTTGCCAACGTTTTGGCCAATCCCGCAGACCCGAAGAACATTTATCCGCGGGACTTCATCTATTCCCTCCCAAAGCCGGCCGGATACTTCGGCTCCGAAGAACTCTTCGGAGCTCCCGTGGCTGAGCCGGAAGAGAGCTCCGATGACCAGGGCCACAACATGATCCGGTTCGTACCTGAGTCCGAAGCGGAGGCGTACAAATCCAGCCCTAAGAGCCCCTACTCCCCCAAAGTGACCCCCAGCCTCTCCGACGCCATCCGCTGGTTTCTGCTGGCTACGGCTGCGCGGCGGTTTAGAAACGGAGAGGCCAAGCACTCCAGCATGCTGATCCACACAACCATGAGGGTCGAACCTCAGAACACTTTGGTGCCGGTTATCCGGAAACATGTGAAAGACCTGCAGAAAGAACTCCGAAGCGGCGACACGACGAAGTGGCAGAACCAGTGGGAATCCGAAGTGCAACGGGAACCGGCTGCCCGCCACAATTTGGTAGCGCCGTCATTCGAAGAGTTGCTGGGCCTGCTACCCGACGTACTCACTGACACGAAGGTGGTCGCTGACAACAGCGCCTCGCCCGAGCGCCTCATTTACGCCGCGGACCCAGCGACGGTCATTGCTGTGGGCGGCAACACGCTTTCCCGGGGCCTAACCCTGGAAGGCCTTGTGTCCTCATTTTTCCTGAGGACAGCGGGTGCCTATGATTCCGCACTTCAGATGGGACGCTGGTTCGGGTATCGGCGTGGTTACGAGGATCTTCCTCGGGTCTGGACTACCCGCAAGCTTAAGGATGACTTCCAGTTCCTCGCAGAGATTGAAAGCGATCTTCGATCAGAAATCAAACGCTACGAGGGGGGAGCTGCGTCGCCACGTGATGTGGCAGTACGCATTCAGACCCATCCGCGAATGCAGGTGACGTCTCCCCTGAAGATGCAGTTCGCGATAAAGGCATCTGCCTCCTTCAGCGAAACCCACCCCCAAACGACATATTTCGACCGGACCGATCCCGAGATTCTGGCGGGAAACATTGAAGCAACGAAGGAGCTTCTATCAGCCGCAAAAGACGATGCCCTTGATGAGGGGATATACGGTGAGAGGATCGTTTTCAAGGGAGTTCCCGCCGAATCAATATTGAGCTTCTTGGATCACTATCATTTTAATGACAAGTCCGAGATGTCCGAGGGCATGCTCCGCGACTATGTAGAAACGCAACTGGAGTTCGGGGCGCTCCGTGAATGGAACATTGCAGTGGTCTCGAAATCCGGTCAAAGCGACAGGTCTGCGGAAACACTCGACCTTGGCCTCGAGCAACGCGTGAACCTGATCACTCGTTCACAGCTCGCAAGCAGTGATCCAGACGTAGCGAACATCGGCACGCTGATGTCACGGGTTGATCGTGTACTCGATCTGGGGTGGACAGCCAGCCAGGCTAAGGCTGCGAGCGATGCTCAGCTACAGGAAGTTCGCAATGCTGAGGGACGTCCGCTGCTAGTGATCTACCCCATTGACAAGGACTCCGCACCCCAACCCCATTTGGACCGCCGCAAAAAGTTGAATGCCGAGGAGCATGTGGTGGGTGTGGCGTTCTCCTTCCCCGCCGCTGCCGCAGGATCGGAGCCGAAGAACGCCATTCAGGTGGATGTGTCCATGCTCAATACTGACGAAGCCGACGACAGCCTGAACGCCTACGTGGATGCTGAGGGCTCCCACGACAAGGTGGCTCTGGGATGA
- a CDS encoding AIPR family protein, with amino-acid sequence MDIESYFQQQAAAVGALANAEGEFVATAFTRHCGEILTEAGEFDDIEVLDFEGAGTNQRKLKVNGYDLENADNSIAVVASVHYGTETIQTLSATDAKAALRALHYFLLDALDGSFMQGREQSSPAYQLAWDLRSRGRNVSRYRLYLMTDARLSDRLRSLPSEDIHGIPVDFHLWDIERFHQLHQSQSGHEPLQIDLTEWANQGLPALRVESTPEFATYLTSVPGRVLSSLYAKHGSRLLESNVRSYLSNRGKINKGIRATIHSAPQNFMAFNNGVTATATSVTTSEDGSSILSIEDLQIVNGGQTTASLFFVQREAKSEGVLDGVFVQMKLVVVAPALAAELIPNISRFANSQNAVSSADFFSNSPYHVRLAELSRKVLVPSRSGAVHSTHWYYERTRGQYENERSKLSRSEAVRFENLNPKSQKFDKPALAKYLMSWDQRPHTVSSGAQKNFVAFADIVAKSWDKDPDQFNEQYFKETVAKGILFAEVRNVIKNADWYRKAYLANIAAYTVAKIASLVERQGQGKVFDFDAVWSAQAVPDSVLVVANQVGRLVQEVLTSEHRSTTNVTEWAKKAQCWDTIKAMPYTLPADFLSALVDAATVAARGKAAKANQKVDNGIGLQTRLYEIPTEHWKALEGFAGMNRVASPTDMSILGLMTGRKTGVPSERQAARLIQLVANANERGFTLFSPW; translated from the coding sequence ATGGATATTGAGAGCTACTTCCAGCAGCAGGCCGCTGCTGTCGGTGCCTTGGCTAACGCCGAGGGAGAATTCGTCGCTACCGCCTTTACTAGGCACTGTGGAGAAATACTGACCGAAGCGGGCGAGTTCGATGACATCGAAGTCTTGGACTTCGAGGGCGCGGGTACCAATCAGCGGAAACTCAAGGTCAATGGCTACGACCTCGAGAACGCAGATAACAGTATTGCCGTCGTCGCAAGCGTCCATTACGGGACTGAGACTATTCAAACGCTCTCGGCTACCGACGCCAAAGCTGCTCTCAGGGCCCTTCACTACTTCCTGCTGGATGCACTCGATGGGAGCTTCATGCAGGGGCGAGAACAAAGCTCGCCGGCATATCAGCTCGCGTGGGATCTGCGGAGCAGGGGCAGGAACGTTTCGCGCTACCGTCTCTATCTCATGACAGATGCCCGGTTGAGTGATCGTTTGCGTTCCCTACCTTCTGAGGACATCCACGGAATCCCCGTGGACTTTCATCTTTGGGATATCGAGCGTTTCCACCAGCTCCACCAGTCCCAGAGCGGCCATGAGCCGCTTCAGATCGATCTGACGGAGTGGGCAAACCAAGGGCTTCCCGCGCTTCGGGTCGAATCCACGCCAGAGTTTGCGACCTACCTGACCTCCGTGCCTGGCCGGGTCCTGTCCTCCCTGTATGCCAAGCATGGGAGCCGGCTGCTCGAAAGTAACGTGAGGTCCTACCTCAGCAATAGAGGCAAGATCAACAAGGGAATCCGTGCCACAATCCATTCCGCTCCGCAGAACTTCATGGCGTTCAACAACGGAGTAACTGCCACAGCGACTAGTGTCACAACGTCTGAGGACGGAAGTTCCATTCTGTCGATCGAAGATCTGCAAATAGTGAATGGCGGCCAGACCACCGCGTCGTTGTTTTTTGTGCAAAGGGAAGCAAAATCTGAGGGAGTTTTGGATGGCGTCTTCGTCCAAATGAAGCTGGTAGTCGTCGCTCCCGCTCTCGCCGCCGAGCTCATACCGAACATTTCGCGGTTTGCGAACAGCCAGAATGCAGTCAGCTCGGCGGACTTCTTTTCCAACAGTCCATACCACGTCCGCCTGGCCGAGCTCTCGCGCAAGGTTCTTGTCCCGTCCCGTTCCGGTGCCGTCCACAGCACCCACTGGTACTACGAACGTACTCGCGGGCAATATGAAAATGAACGCAGTAAGCTTTCACGCTCAGAGGCCGTCCGTTTCGAAAATCTGAATCCGAAGTCGCAAAAGTTCGATAAACCGGCATTGGCCAAATACCTTATGTCATGGGACCAGCGGCCCCACACTGTGAGCTCGGGGGCACAAAAGAACTTCGTTGCTTTTGCCGATATCGTGGCCAAGAGCTGGGATAAGGATCCAGACCAGTTCAACGAACAGTACTTTAAAGAGACGGTAGCCAAGGGCATCCTCTTCGCCGAGGTCAGGAACGTTATCAAGAATGCTGACTGGTATCGCAAGGCGTACTTGGCGAACATAGCCGCCTACACCGTTGCCAAGATTGCCAGCTTGGTAGAACGGCAGGGACAAGGCAAGGTCTTCGATTTTGACGCCGTGTGGTCCGCACAAGCCGTGCCGGACTCCGTCCTGGTAGTCGCGAACCAGGTGGGACGCCTCGTCCAGGAGGTCCTCACCAGCGAACATCGGAGTACAACGAACGTCACGGAGTGGGCCAAAAAGGCCCAGTGCTGGGACACCATCAAAGCCATGCCCTACACGTTGCCCGCAGACTTCCTCTCGGCTTTGGTTGACGCCGCCACCGTCGCTGCCCGCGGCAAAGCTGCCAAGGCGAACCAAAAGGTGGACAATGGAATCGGCCTGCAAACCCGGCTCTATGAGATCCCAACAGAGCATTGGAAGGCGCTGGAAGGGTTTGCCGGCATGAACAGGGTCGCGTCCCCTACCGACATGAGCATCCTGGGACTTATGACAGGACGAAAAACCGGAGTCCCTTCAGAAAGGCAGGCTGCCAGGCTCATCCAGCTGGTTGCCAATGCCAACGAACGGGGATTTACCCTCTTTAGTCCTTGGTGA